The sequence GAAGAGGTGAGGTTGATAAGATAACAACACCTGCCGTTAACATAAGAGGAATGACCTACGATGTTGCAAGGCAGATGTTCAAAGTTGCAAATAATCATGATGTTGGAGCATTCATATTTGAGATAGCAAAATCAGAAATCGGATACACAGACCAGAGACCTTCAGAATATGCTTCATGCGTTCTTGCAGCAGCAATAAAAGAAGGATACAAAGGTCCTGTTTTTATACAGGGAGATCACTTCCAGTTTAATGCCAAAAAGTATGCAGAAGACCCTGAAAAAGAGCTTCAGGCTATAAAAGACCTGACAGAAGAGGCTATAAAAGCAGGTTTTTACAACATAGACATAGACCCTTCCACACTTGTTGATTACTCAAAACCGACCCTTAAAGAACAGCAGTTCCACAACTACATCTGCACAGCAAAAATGACCCAGTTTATAAGAGAGATTGAACCGGAAGGTGTAACAGTTTCAGTTGGTGCTGAGATCGGACATATCGGCGGTAAAAATTCAACTGTTGAGGAGTTTGAGGCATTTATGGAAGGATACCTTGAGCAGCTGCCTGAAGGTATGGCAGGAATATCAAAAATGTCTGTCCAGACAGGAACAGAGCACGGAGGAATTCCTCTTCCTGACGGGACTATAGCAAAAGTTAAGCTGGATTTTAATGTCCTGAGGGATATAGGAAAGGTGGCAAGAGAAAAATACGGACTTGGAGGAACTGTCCAGCACGGTGCATCAACACTCCCTGATGAACTTTTTGACAAATTTCCAGAAAACAACTGCTGTGAGATACACCTTGCAACAGGATTTCAAAACATTATGTATGACCTGATACCTGAGGATTTCAAAAATGAGATATACAGCTGGATAAAAGAAAACCTCAAAAACGAATGGAAGGAAGGCTGGACAGAAGAACAGTTTATCTACAAAACAAGGAAAAAAGGATTTGCACCTTTTAAATACCAGTGGTGGACTCTGGAAGAAAAATACAAAAACAAGATCCTTGATGCCTTATACAAAAAGTTTGAGTTTTTATTTGGAAAACTAAACGCATTCAACACAAAAGAGCTTGTTGAAAAGTATGTAAAACCTGTAAAAATCCCTTACGGCACACTCAAGAAATAAATCGTCTGGCAGGGTTTTTCTCCTGCCTTATATTTATTTAAAAACCTGTGAGGATTTATTATGTCAACAGCAGCACCAACTAAAAAAATACCAAAACAAGAATCACCAAAACCATATAAATTCACCATAAACCATCTAAAAAAAATGTATGAGGCTGGGATATTTAAACCTGAAGAAAAGATTGAGCTAATAAATGGGGAGCCTTTTATGATGACACCAATAGGTTTTAGACACATGAAAACCGTAGACAAACTAAACAAAATTTTAAACAGCTTAATTTCTCAAGAAAGTCTACCTTATGTAGTTAGCATTCAAAACCCTATTAAAATAGATTCAAAAAATCTGTTGTATCCAGATATAGCCGTCTATCCAGAAGAGATTTACCAGAAAGAAGACATACCAAAAATAAAAGATGCCATTTTGATTATTGAAGTTTCAGATACGACGCTTGATTATGACAGGGAAGTAAAACTTCCTGTTTATGCAAAAGGAAAAGCCAAAGAAGTCTGGATAATAAATCTGAAAGACAATATCCTTGAAAAATACACCCAGCCTTCAGGAAAACTGTTCAAGTCAATACATATATATCAAAAAAATGAAACGGTAAACCTGTTCAACAAAAAGATAAGACTTTCAGATATTTTTTAGATAAAATTCCCAAAAAGAATAGAAACAAACGAAAAAGTTTTAAAAACTAAAGACAAAAATTT is a genomic window of Persephonella sp. containing:
- a CDS encoding Uma2 family endonuclease, whose amino-acid sequence is MSTAAPTKKIPKQESPKPYKFTINHLKKMYEAGIFKPEEKIELINGEPFMMTPIGFRHMKTVDKLNKILNSLISQESLPYVVSIQNPIKIDSKNLLYPDIAVYPEEIYQKEDIPKIKDAILIIEVSDTTLDYDREVKLPVYAKGKAKEVWIINLKDNILEKYTQPSGKLFKSIHIYQKNETVNLFNKKIRLSDIF
- a CDS encoding class II fructose-bisphosphate aldolase, whose product is MAHQAVECDGENISIKDEKKLRDTVIDDLIYTAVFSEDAETKESARKLIRKIANEFGAVPSSIHDFYMAMGRGEVDKITTPAVNIRGMTYDVARQMFKVANNHDVGAFIFEIAKSEIGYTDQRPSEYASCVLAAAIKEGYKGPVFIQGDHFQFNAKKYAEDPEKELQAIKDLTEEAIKAGFYNIDIDPSTLVDYSKPTLKEQQFHNYICTAKMTQFIREIEPEGVTVSVGAEIGHIGGKNSTVEEFEAFMEGYLEQLPEGMAGISKMSVQTGTEHGGIPLPDGTIAKVKLDFNVLRDIGKVAREKYGLGGTVQHGASTLPDELFDKFPENNCCEIHLATGFQNIMYDLIPEDFKNEIYSWIKENLKNEWKEGWTEEQFIYKTRKKGFAPFKYQWWTLEEKYKNKILDALYKKFEFLFGKLNAFNTKELVEKYVKPVKIPYGTLKK